DNA sequence from the Candidatus Bathyarchaeota archaeon genome:
AAGTCCATGGAGAAGGAAATTAAGAAACGCTTCGTTATCGGTGGGCACAAGGCTTACTATTTATTAAAAGCTTTGCAGAAAGCGCAGATTATTCTTGTTTCAACGATGCCTGATTATTATGCAGTCAACGTTTTTAGACTTAAAACGGCGAGGGCCTTGAATGATGCTCTACGTGATGCTTTTGACATTGCAGGTAAAAATGCTAAAGTTTGGGCAATTCCTTATGGCCACGTGACTTTTCCGTTAGTGAAGAGTTAGTTGCGTAGGCTATGTTTGCTGCAACATGTGAAACAAATCCAAATACTATGCGCACAACAAGATGAAATCCCATGAATGCCACTACTGTGCAAACAATAGTTCCTATTTTTCTTCTAATAGGAGCTGGTTTCCTTTCTAGAAGGATGGGGATTTTGAAATCGGGCGATGAACGGGTGCTCAGCGCCTACGTATACTATTTTGCATTGCCTGCCTTATTTTTCATCAATATGGTTGAAATAGAATTTACTTCAGAGATTCTCATGTTCATGTCTGCGGGAATTGTCCCTATCTTTATTGTATTAGCAATTTACACAGTTCTTTACTTCGCATTCAGGTTTCCAAAAAATAGTCTTTACCTTCTTATTTTAAGTACTATTTTTGGCAGCCTAGCCTTCTTTGGCATACCATTCGTAACATTTGCTTTTCCGACGGAGGGAGAACGTCTGGCAACTTTGTCAGCAGCTTCCATTTCTATAGTGAGCGTCATCACGTCTCTCTCTATCCTTGAGATGTATAGACTTGAGAAATCCACAAAATGGGAAGCAATAAAACATGTTGCTAGAAGGCTTTCAAAAAACCCATTAATCATATCAATAGTGTCGGGCATTCTGCTATCGCTTACTAGAATAGAAATCCCAGCCCCCATTTCAACATCCTTACACATGCTAGGAGGCACCACGTCCACTGTGGCCATCTTTATGCTTGGAGTTTTTCTTTACGGAAGGAAGTATACAAACATATCAAAAGCCTTCAAGCTGAGCCTGCTGAGAATAGTATTCCTACCAGGAATAGCTCTTTTAACCACTGGACTGCTTGGCCTGACTGGTGTGGAAAGCTCAGTATTGGTAATTATGCATGGTATGCCCATTGCCATTTCTATGATCATTCTCAGCGAGCGTTATGATTTTTATAAAGAAACAATCGCTTCCTTAATCCTGGTCTCCTCGCTTGGAGCAGCACTATATCTAAATTTGTGGCTTTTGTTGTTGGGCCATTAGTAGAAATATTGGCGTTCGCTAGCATAAAGAATTATCTTATTCTTAGTTCCTCAATTTCAGAGGCATCTGGAGCGGGAACAATGACTGATTTATCCATCTTTTCTCTACCAAACTTAACTAGCGCTTCTCCCAGTTTTATGTCAGAGTAACGTAGAGTCAAAGCTGCTGCTTTCCTTTCAGCCTTTCTTGTTTTCGGTCCTTGCAGCAAAGTGATGGGACTACCGCAGTCAGGAACTTCGAAGCAATAATCGTTCTTTCCTCTCATTCGCTCTAGTTGTTTATTTTCAGTTTCATTTCTTCCGACGATTATCTTGTTCTTTCCAAACCTGAAATGTCTCCCTATCTTCAACAGGTTAATGTCTTTAATCCCAACTTTTTTCTTGTGTTTAAATAAATCTCTGATTTTTGCTGCAAATTCCTTGTAGGTTAGTAAACAACCACCTGCGGGACATGGGTAATTTTTAATGCCGAACTCTTTAGTAAGTTTGATCTGTTTCTTTCTCGATCTACCGCTAATATCAAGCAGTTTTTCTCTATTAGCCCATCCTTTTTTTTCCGCTTCGGTTTCGGGTAGCAACTTCGCAGACAAAGGCCTCAAAATTTTTCCTTCTAAACCTGCTTCTTTTTCAATGACACTCAACGCTTTTCTGTGCTGGGACATAGGTCTTTCGTTAAGGACTTCTCCGGTGAAAAGGAACAAGGCACCGATTTCTTCGGCGTATTTTTTAGCTTTTTTGAACATGAATATTCTGCAGTCAATGCAGGGGTTCATGTTCTTTCCGTAACCATACTTGGGGTTCCTCAATATCTTAAGATAGTCTTCACCTACATTCATTATCTTAAGTGGTATTTCGAGTTGTTCTGCTATTCCAGCGGCGCCACATCCACTTTTTCCGCAAAGACAGAATGGGGAGATGAAGTTTACTGCCACAACATCTATTCCCTGCTCTTGGATTAGCTTCACTGCTAATATGCTGTCTAAACCGCCGGACAGCAACGCTAAGGCTTTCATACTGAACCTTCTAGGTCTTCATCCATTCCTATGGGTTCTGTAAACATATATGTAGTGTGTGAAGCCAAAACATTTAACTTTCATGTGTGTTGCCTAAAAATTGGCGAGGAAACAGCAATTGCAGACAACTTTCACACTGCGACCGTTTGAACCTGGAGACCTCGAAAAGGTCATTCAGATAAACCGTGTCTGCCTACCTGAGAACTATTCAACCTATTTCTTCATGGACATTTATGAGCGGTATCCAGCTACTTTCATTGTGGCTGAGCAGGGGCACAACATTGTAGGGTATATTATGTGTAGAATTGAAACAGGCTTTTTGAGTTTTGGCCTATTTAGCATTTCCAAGAAGGGTCATGTGGTTTCCGTTGCAGTGTTACCGGAATTTCAACGTAAAGGCGTAGGCATTGCTCTTACGAAGGAGGCGATGAAGAATATGCGTTTGTATAAAGCGAAGGAATGTTATTTGGAAGTGAGAGTTAGCAATGTCCCAGCAGCAAGTATGTACAAGAAGCTAGGGCTTCAAGTTGTCAGGACGGCGCGTAGGTACTACGCTGATGGAGAAAATGCTTATGTTATGGCGAAGAAGCTAAAGAAATGAAACGTTTGACTAATATTTCATAGATGTGTTTCGTGCTTCATTTAGAAAGAAGTCATTAAGCTCACAAACTTGAAAACACACGCTTTAGCATATATACTACTGCAATCAAGAAATCGTAACTAGCCAGAAATCTAATGGGGAAAGAATATGTCTTCCAAATGCACAGGAGTTCAACATAGAATGGTCGAGTTGAAAGCTAAAGCAGATGATTTAGCCATTGTCCGAGACAGCCTTGTTCAATATGGCGCTGAGCAAGTGGGTGTTTTTCATCAGATTGACACTTATTACAAGGTTCCGAAGGGTAGGTTGAAGTTGCGGGAGGTGGAGGGCGAAACTGGCGCTGAACTGATCTATTATGAACGAGAAAACGTTGCCGAGCCAAAGAGAAGTTCTGTTTTCATTCTTAAAATTCTTCAGCCTCAAATCTTTAAACAAATTCTTGAGCGAATCATAAAGGTTAAAGTTATGGTGGACAAAGTTAGAGAAATTTACGTTTATGAAGGTGTTCAGATTCATTTAGACACTGTCAAAGGCTTAGGTTCTTTCATAGAATTTGAATGCGTAACTTCCGAAGATTCAGAGCAACAGAAAAAAGACTTGCTCAAGTTGGAGAAACTCCGAGGACAGCTAAACATTGGCTCAAAACGTTTAGAAGGGCTTTCCTACAGCGACTTAATTTGATATCTCAACCATCGTTCTTCTCTTTCGTTCATCCAATTCACAAGCTGTAACATGCTCTTCGCAAAGCTCAGAACACCACCCAGAATAAATATAGAGAGAAAGAAGCGCAGGTCAACCATCAGGTCAACCTGCTCTATGGTGACATTAATTATGCCTGTATCTAGAATGCAAACAAAGTAAAACACAATCATCAAAGAATTTGCTATGCTAAAAACGTGTTGAATAATCGTGCCTTTAGCTAGTTCAATAAAGAATGTAAAGACTAGAAATAGCACAATCAAGGTTGTGAAGCCTGTTTGATAGCTATAAATGCCTTTAAGGGGAATAATTAACTTTGAAAAGATAGAGAAGAGAATGTAGCCAATCGCTACTTTAAGCAAAGCTTTAGAGAAGCGTGACAGAAAATCCCTCATCGTGAACTTATCGTCTTTTTCCTTTTTCACCTTATCCATGGTTTATCACCATAGGACCATATCTGAACATCTCCGTTTCAACGTAAATACGAATTTGCCCTCGTTCTGTCGCCATCGCCGCGTTAACTAGTGTTTCAATCTCACCATAGTACATGGCATTGGATGGGGCATCTACAGAAACCGCACTCTCCCCTAGTAGCTGATGTCTATCATTGAGTATCTCGATTCGAATAGCCCCACTTACGTTGAAGTAGAGCGAATGGTTTTCGAAGTTGATTGGCACATTTACTCTCAGATATGTGCTGTTGTACGTGTTGTATTCAGGCTCGCCAGCTGTAAAATTGAAAAGTGGTGCACCCCAAGGTATTGTCGTGTTAGCTTCGAATCCAAACGGTATCAAGTTGGCATAATTTAACTGGATTGAACCGGAAAGGGTGAAGTTCGAGTCGTTGAAGAGATAATGTTCTTGTATCATTATTTCGTTTAGGTTGAAGCTAATATTGTGAAAGATGGTTGCGCTGTTTTGAGGAGGAACTTGTTCTATGTAAGTGGTGGCTTCTGAAATTCGCTTATTTTCATAGTCTGTGATGAGTGTAGTGATGTTCAGTCCGGCAATATTGTAGTAGCCGTTGTTGTCAAAGATAATTGGCAATGTTATCGTGCAGTTTTCTTCTGTAGAATTCATAATTGGTTCGCCGAAGTCTACCCGAATTAAAGTGACAGAATAGACGCATGTGACAGCAAAAGCAAGGGCTATTATCCAGAAAAAACGTACAGCCCAACTAAGCGCCCGCAATGGCACGTTCATTTGGGCTTACTCTTCCTGCTGGTTTTCTGGTGGGATGAGCACTGCTTGGGATTCTTTTTGTGCGGGTTGTGGTGTAGATTGATACGTTTGGGCTTGTGGAGCCGGTTGCGGTTTAGGGGCTGGCGCTGGTTTTGGTTGCGGTTGTGGTGTTGCCATTAGGTGTGGCTTTAGTTGTTTTAGCGATTTGGGCTGTGGCTTAGCTTGAGTCGCTGCTGCGGGCACAGCAATAGGAACATGCTTGTGTATTACTAATGGAATTCCTCTTACAGTTAAGAGTGAACCTATCCATCCCATAATGCCTAGATACATTAGACGTATACATGCTTGAATGAGTGGAGCCAAAGCGTCACCAAACACTCTTGCCAAATCTCCAGAAGCAATTATGCTGAAAGGTTCCTGAAGAAAGAAAAAGGCGTTTATAAAAGTGAAAGCTAAGAGGGCTACACCAACAAAAAGAATGATTATGCCAGTGAGTTGAGGTTTATTGGCTATAATTATAGGCATGCTTACATTATCCCCTCTGTTACGATGTGGATATGACGATGATATTGTATTAAATCTTCTGTAGCAATAAACAATATTTCTTTAACTACTTCACAGTTTAGATTCAAATTAACTCTCAATCCCCAACCTTGAAGCCTATCAGAAGCTTATTTGGAAACGAACAAGATCTAGAAACTAAAAAAGCTACACACAAACTTTAATACACTATCCCCAAATTCTCAATGAAAAGATTCTGAACGAGCGATGGCCACTATGTCCAACGAAGAGAAAATGATCGTTACTCCATGGGAAGTAAAAGGCAAAATTGACTATGAAAAACTTATTCGCAAATTCGGCACGCACCCTATAACTGACAAACTACTAAGAAGAATCCAGAAACACACGGGAGAACTCCACCCGCAGCTACGACGAAAACTGTTCTTTTCCCACCGAGACCTAGACGTCGTATTAGACCTCTACGAGAAGGGCAAAAAGTTCGTTCTATACACTGGCAGAGGACCCTCAGGCCCCGTTCACATAGGCCATCTTGTCCCATGGATCTTTACTAAATATCTCCAAGACAAATTCAAAACAATGCTCTACTTTCAAATGACTGATGATGAAAAATTCGTTATTGAACAAGACCTTAAGCTTGGCGAAACAGCGGATTTTGCTTACGATAACGCGCT
Encoded proteins:
- a CDS encoding AEC family transporter encodes the protein MNATTVQTIVPIFLLIGAGFLSRRMGILKSGDERVLSAYVYYFALPALFFINMVEIEFTSEILMFMSAGIVPIFIVLAIYTVLYFAFRFPKNSLYLLILSTIFGSLAFFGIPFVTFAFPTEGERLATLSAASISIVSVITSLSILEMYRLEKSTKWEAIKHVARRLSKNPLIISIVSGILLSLTRIEIPAPISTSLHMLGGTTSTVAIFMLGVFLYGRKYTNISKAFKLSLLRIVFLPGIALLTTGLLGLTGVESSVLVIMHGMPIAISMIILSERYDFYKETIASLILVSSLGAALYLNLWLLLLGH
- the rimI gene encoding ribosomal protein S18-alanine N-acetyltransferase; the protein is MARKQQLQTTFTLRPFEPGDLEKVIQINRVCLPENYSTYFFMDIYERYPATFIVAEQGHNIVGYIMCRIETGFLSFGLFSISKKGHVVSVAVLPEFQRKGVGIALTKEAMKNMRLYKAKECYLEVRVSNVPAASMYKKLGLQVVRTARRYYADGENAYVMAKKLKK
- a CDS encoding class IV adenylate cyclase, with product MSSKCTGVQHRMVELKAKADDLAIVRDSLVQYGAEQVGVFHQIDTYYKVPKGRLKLREVEGETGAELIYYERENVAEPKRSSVFILKILQPQIFKQILERIIKVKVMVDKVREIYVYEGVQIHLDTVKGLGSFIEFECVTSEDSEQQKKDLLKLEKLRGQLNIGSKRLEGLSYSDLI